A window from Shimia isoporae encodes these proteins:
- the trmB gene encoding tRNA (guanosine(46)-N7)-methyltransferase TrmB, protein MSDKPTDKHPSGAPWRNFYGRFKGKGLRSSQEAYLDEDLAKLSPGKVTWDENPERTRIDLEALFGGKDVWLEIGFGGGEHMVHQAVQNPDVGIIGCEPYINGVAMLLGKIRKAGADNIRVHPGDARDMFDVLPDQSLSRAFLLYPDPWPKKRHHRRRFVTPEHLEPLARKLKPGAIFRVATDIEDYVRQTLEQVPKHGFEWLAEKPEDWREPWHDWISTRYEQKAFREGRTPHYLTFRKS, encoded by the coding sequence ATGTCTGACAAGCCGACTGACAAACACCCTTCGGGCGCCCCATGGCGCAATTTCTATGGCCGGTTCAAAGGCAAGGGTTTGCGCTCTTCGCAAGAAGCTTATCTGGATGAGGACCTTGCCAAACTGAGCCCTGGCAAGGTGACATGGGACGAGAACCCGGAGCGTACGCGCATTGACCTCGAGGCGCTCTTTGGGGGCAAGGATGTGTGGTTGGAGATCGGTTTTGGAGGCGGTGAGCACATGGTTCATCAAGCGGTCCAAAACCCCGACGTCGGAATCATCGGTTGCGAACCTTACATCAACGGCGTCGCGATGCTGCTGGGCAAGATCCGGAAGGCCGGAGCTGACAACATCCGAGTACACCCGGGTGATGCGCGCGACATGTTTGACGTGTTGCCTGACCAAAGCCTGAGCCGCGCGTTTTTGCTGTATCCGGACCCGTGGCCGAAAAAACGTCACCACCGTCGCCGGTTCGTCACTCCGGAGCACCTCGAACCTCTGGCGCGCAAGCTGAAACCGGGAGCAATTTTCCGGGTGGCAACCGACATCGAGGACTATGTCCGCCAGACGTTGGAACAGGTGCCCAAACACGGTTTTGAATGGTTGGCAGAAAAGCCGGAAGATTGGCGCGAGCCATGGCACGACTGGATTTCAACACGCTATGAGCAAAAGGCTTTCCGCGAAGGGCGAACGCCGCACTACCTGACATTTCGAAAGTCCTAA
- a CDS encoding amidohydrolase family protein, translating into MTDYRITNCHLHLFTLDHVPEDFPVAIVGAIRKNPKLIRFFSNILVGPFRELGLQVEKLGRMAAVGQLKSQQQVLRSVLPQYPDDARFVVLPMDIAASGYKEAPKDIAAQHRELFELSKDPAFKDRILPFAKVNPRRADAFDEFRRCIEEYGFHGLKIYPKLGYDPRDPMLMSKVYPYCVDHNIPVMSHCSRGGVYGRGFKGKVGQDLGSPRNYERVLKEFPELRVCLAHFGGSDEWDDYIAGIDPLDAQSRSRNWVATIRDMITSGDFPNLYTDISYTMFDFEENIPFLSVFLENDKLRDRVLFGSDYYMTKQEDLSERAVSMRLRHALGGDTFRQIAHVNPTRWLTGTEPA; encoded by the coding sequence ATGACCGATTACCGTATTACGAATTGTCATTTGCATTTGTTTACTTTGGATCATGTGCCGGAGGATTTTCCGGTGGCAATTGTCGGCGCCATTCGCAAAAACCCCAAGCTGATCCGCTTTTTCTCCAATATTCTGGTCGGTCCTTTTCGCGAGTTGGGGCTTCAGGTCGAGAAACTGGGTCGCATGGCGGCCGTAGGACAATTGAAATCCCAGCAACAGGTGCTGCGCTCTGTTTTGCCGCAGTATCCCGATGATGCGCGCTTTGTCGTTCTGCCAATGGACATCGCGGCTTCCGGTTACAAAGAGGCGCCAAAGGACATCGCCGCGCAGCATCGAGAGCTTTTTGAACTTTCCAAGGATCCGGCTTTCAAGGACCGCATTTTGCCGTTTGCAAAAGTTAATCCTCGACGAGCCGATGCATTTGACGAATTCCGCAGGTGTATCGAGGAGTACGGTTTTCACGGACTGAAGATTTATCCCAAGCTTGGCTACGATCCGCGGGACCCCATGCTGATGAGCAAAGTCTATCCCTACTGCGTGGACCACAACATTCCCGTGATGAGCCATTGTTCGCGCGGCGGTGTTTACGGGCGCGGGTTCAAGGGCAAAGTTGGGCAGGATCTTGGTTCGCCGCGCAACTATGAACGTGTACTGAAGGAATTTCCGGAGTTACGTGTCTGCCTGGCCCATTTCGGCGGATCGGATGAATGGGACGATTATATCGCCGGAATTGACCCTTTGGATGCCCAGTCACGCAGCCGCAATTGGGTTGCGACGATCAGAGACATGATCACCTCTGGCGATTTCCCCAATCTTTATACCGACATCAGCTACACGATGTTTGATTTTGAGGAAAACATCCCGTTTTTGAGCGTGTTCCTTGAAAACGACAAGCTGCGGGATCGCGTTCTTTTTGGATCTGACTATTACATGACCAAGCAGGAAGACCTGAGCGAGCGAGCCGTGTCGATGCGCCTGCGTCATGCGCTTGGCGGGGATACGTTCCGCCAGATCGCCCACGTCAATCCGACCCGCTGGCTGACCGGAACGGAGCCAGCCTGA
- the aroA gene encoding 3-phosphoshikimate 1-carboxyvinyltransferase, with amino-acid sequence MSGHGTPIPMTSRPCGPLTGEANVPGDKSISHRSLILGAMAVGETKISGLLEGEDVLDTGKAMAAFGADVINHGGGNWSVHGVGVGGFAEPDTVIDCGNSGTGVRLIMGAMATCDITVTFTGDASLNGRPMARVTDPIALFGAQSVGRSGGRLPMTIVGAKDPVPVRYTVPMPSAQVKSAVLLAGLNAPGKTVVIEKEATRDHTERMLAGFGADISVEETDEGRVITLTGQPELKPQVIAVPRDPSSAAFPVCAAVITPGSDVLVPNIGLNPTRAGLFTTLREMGADLTYENEREEGGEPVADLRAKFSPNLKGIEVDPARAASMIDEYPVLSVVASFAEGETVMRGVKELRVKESDRIDAMATGLRLNGVEVEEGEDWWIVKGLGHGNVPGGATCESHLDHRIAMSFMVMGMATQNPVSVDDGSPIATSFPIFESLMAALGADVVRN; translated from the coding sequence ATGTCCGGCCACGGCACTCCTATTCCGATGACTTCCCGTCCCTGCGGTCCATTGACCGGCGAGGCCAATGTGCCGGGCGACAAGTCGATCAGTCACCGCAGTTTGATCTTGGGAGCAATGGCGGTCGGCGAGACCAAAATATCGGGCCTGCTGGAAGGCGAGGATGTTCTGGACACCGGAAAGGCAATGGCGGCTTTCGGCGCAGACGTAATCAACCACGGAGGCGGCAACTGGTCGGTACATGGCGTTGGCGTTGGCGGATTTGCTGAACCTGACACTGTGATCGATTGCGGGAACTCCGGCACAGGTGTGCGACTGATCATGGGCGCGATGGCGACCTGTGATATCACCGTGACTTTTACCGGTGACGCGAGCCTGAACGGACGCCCGATGGCCCGCGTGACAGACCCTATCGCTTTGTTCGGCGCACAGTCTGTCGGCCGTTCGGGTGGCCGCTTGCCCATGACGATTGTTGGGGCAAAGGACCCCGTGCCGGTGCGATACACCGTGCCGATGCCTTCGGCCCAAGTGAAGTCCGCCGTTTTGCTTGCCGGTCTGAATGCTCCCGGCAAAACCGTGGTGATCGAGAAGGAAGCCACCCGTGATCATACCGAGCGTATGCTGGCGGGCTTTGGCGCTGATATTTCTGTTGAAGAAACAGATGAAGGCCGCGTCATCACCTTGACCGGTCAGCCGGAGTTGAAACCACAGGTGATTGCCGTACCCCGCGATCCGTCGTCAGCCGCTTTCCCTGTATGTGCAGCAGTGATAACGCCCGGCTCGGATGTGCTTGTTCCGAATATCGGTCTGAACCCGACACGCGCCGGTCTTTTCACCACTTTGCGGGAAATGGGCGCCGACCTAACCTATGAAAACGAGCGCGAAGAAGGCGGAGAGCCAGTGGCGGACCTGCGTGCGAAGTTTTCGCCCAACCTGAAGGGCATTGAAGTTGATCCCGCCCGTGCGGCCAGCATGATCGATGAATATCCGGTCCTGTCCGTGGTCGCGTCTTTTGCCGAAGGTGAAACCGTGATGCGTGGTGTGAAAGAACTGCGCGTGAAAGAGAGCGACCGGATTGACGCTATGGCGACCGGTCTGCGGCTGAACGGAGTTGAAGTGGAAGAAGGGGAAGATTGGTGGATCGTCAAGGGGCTCGGGCACGGCAATGTGCCGGGCGGAGCGACTTGTGAAAGCCATCTGGACCACCGTATCGCCATGAGCTTTATGGTGATGGGCATGGCGACCCAGAACCCTGTGAGCGTGGATGATGGCAGCCCGATTGCCACGTCTTTCCCGATTTTTGAATCACTGATGGCGGCGTTAGGCGCCGACGTCGTGCGGAATTGA
- the cmk gene encoding (d)CMP kinase has product MAFTIAIDGPAAAGKGTISKAVAGHFGFAHLDTGLLYRAVGAKTLDGTDAIAAAQALTARDLEAENLRTPEVAQAASRVAVIGEVRAALVDFQRAFARRAGGAVLDGRDIGTVICPNAEAKLFVTASAEVRAERRYRELVGKGVSTSFETVLADVKERDARDRDRAEAPMVAAKDAVVIDTSALGIEEAVSTAIAAIETARSR; this is encoded by the coding sequence ATGGCTTTCACCATCGCCATCGACGGGCCGGCAGCCGCAGGTAAGGGGACAATCTCGAAAGCTGTGGCCGGTCACTTCGGTTTTGCCCATCTGGACACAGGTTTGCTGTATCGGGCTGTCGGGGCCAAAACGCTTGACGGAACCGATGCAATCGCAGCCGCACAGGCGCTTACTGCACGTGATCTAGAGGCAGAAAATCTGCGAACACCGGAAGTGGCGCAGGCCGCCAGCCGTGTCGCTGTGATCGGCGAGGTGCGAGCTGCGCTGGTTGATTTCCAGCGAGCATTCGCCCGTCGTGCCGGCGGCGCCGTTCTGGATGGACGTGACATTGGCACCGTGATTTGTCCGAATGCCGAAGCCAAGCTGTTTGTAACGGCCAGTGCTGAAGTGCGGGCGGAGCGACGCTACAGGGAATTGGTTGGCAAAGGTGTAAGCACCAGCTTTGAAACTGTTCTGGCTGACGTGAAGGAGCGCGACGCGCGCGACCGTGATCGGGCGGAAGCACCGATGGTGGCTGCCAAGGATGCTGTTGTGATCGACACGTCTGCTCTTGGAATTGAAGAGGCGGTCAGCACCGCCATTGCGGCCATTGAGACTGCCCGCAGCCGCTGA
- a CDS encoding fasciclin domain-containing protein — MSLQNLFPTIAPFVQTADGPLSTSNDFEVLGLALDAAGLTGAVSGLEGFTLFAPTDDAFASLAQSLGFDGDPDDASAVFGAIAAALTGLSEDGDPIPLLTDILLYHVAPDEDDLSTLNAEGPVATLLENATFEVTDGTVIDGDPDYQNADVVAADVGVGAGTVQIVDQVLLPLDAPVDSGDPTLLGLLEESGGSFDDNPDDFDMLLTALQVTGLDEAVDNPNAELTVFAPQDSAFIALAQDLGYEGEDEAGAFQTIVDAATVLNPDDPLSVVSSILTYHVSPGEQDSTAVLGSETLATLQGGEIGVDGATLVDQDPNADDPMIIQTDLAASNGVAHVIDDILRPVDLPPEVAMPEDEIETTGVEDEEPVDDGGDDDSWMEALGVAGIFLALLFLV, encoded by the coding sequence ATGTCATTGCAAAACCTGTTTCCAACCATCGCGCCGTTCGTTCAAACGGCTGACGGACCATTGTCCACATCCAATGATTTCGAAGTCCTCGGACTGGCGCTTGATGCTGCGGGACTGACGGGGGCGGTTTCCGGTCTCGAAGGGTTCACTCTGTTCGCGCCGACGGACGATGCTTTTGCCTCGCTTGCGCAAAGCCTGGGGTTTGACGGTGACCCCGACGATGCAAGCGCCGTCTTCGGAGCGATTGCAGCAGCGCTGACCGGTTTGTCAGAAGATGGCGATCCGATCCCCTTGCTCACCGATATCCTGCTGTATCACGTCGCGCCGGATGAGGATGACCTGAGCACTCTGAATGCTGAAGGGCCGGTTGCCACTCTGCTTGAGAACGCCACGTTCGAGGTCACCGATGGTACTGTGATCGACGGAGATCCCGACTACCAGAATGCGGATGTTGTAGCAGCCGATGTCGGCGTGGGGGCGGGCACAGTCCAGATCGTGGATCAGGTGCTGCTGCCTCTGGATGCACCTGTCGATAGCGGCGACCCGACTTTGCTGGGACTGCTTGAGGAAAGCGGCGGAAGCTTTGACGACAACCCGGATGACTTTGACATGTTGCTAACGGCGCTTCAGGTAACCGGATTGGACGAAGCGGTTGATAATCCAAATGCCGAATTGACGGTGTTTGCGCCTCAGGACAGTGCCTTCATCGCGCTGGCGCAGGATCTCGGCTACGAGGGAGAGGACGAAGCCGGTGCGTTCCAGACCATTGTCGACGCAGCAACCGTTCTCAATCCGGATGATCCGCTATCGGTGGTGAGCTCCATTCTAACCTATCATGTGAGCCCCGGCGAACAGGACAGTACGGCAGTGCTCGGATCTGAGACGCTTGCCACTTTGCAGGGGGGAGAAATTGGGGTCGATGGTGCCACCCTCGTAGACCAGGACCCGAACGCAGATGACCCGATGATCATTCAGACTGATCTGGCGGCCTCCAACGGCGTCGCCCATGTGATCGACGACATTCTGCGTCCCGTTGATCTGCCCCCCGAAGTGGCGATGCCTGAAGACGAGATCGAAACAACCGGTGTCGAAGATGAGGAGCCGGTGGATGATGGCGGTGACGATGACAGCTGGATGGAGGCCCTAGGCGTTGCTGGTATTTTTCTGGCACTGCTGTTCCTCGTCTAA
- a CDS encoding winged helix-turn-helix transcriptional regulator, giving the protein MPKDTAKTGNCPECSRINEVLGRVGDRWSVLIVISLAQYGTLRFNELKRHLGISQRMLSLTLRELERDGLVHREYHPTIPPKVEYSLTELGQSFREPVQALGLWALKNLPNIDAARETYDMENPEKAPA; this is encoded by the coding sequence ATGCCCAAAGACACCGCCAAAACGGGCAACTGTCCGGAATGTTCGCGTATCAACGAAGTGCTTGGTCGCGTCGGCGATCGTTGGTCCGTGTTGATCGTCATCTCGCTGGCGCAATACGGCACCCTGCGGTTCAACGAACTCAAACGTCATCTCGGCATCTCTCAACGCATGCTGTCGCTCACGTTGCGAGAGCTTGAGCGTGACGGGCTTGTGCATCGGGAATACCATCCGACCATTCCACCCAAAGTGGAATATTCACTGACCGAACTAGGACAATCGTTTCGAGAACCCGTTCAGGCCTTGGGATTGTGGGCGCTGAAAAACCTTCCGAATATCGACGCCGCACGCGAGACCTACGACATGGAAAATCCCGAGAAGGCGCCGGCCTGA